In Brevibacillus brevis, a genomic segment contains:
- a CDS encoding DUF3870 domain-containing protein, protein MFDKDTIYIVGDAQSSSNNPITQQFSAFFIGLVVDTSNDKIVEAACSATVQLTSDFARSIFVGHSIFASEEIGEEIRYRYFGSSQKTLIAAFKDAQKKYKQAIAVRNSMTESR, encoded by the coding sequence TTGTTTGACAAAGATACCATTTATATCGTAGGCGATGCGCAGTCTTCCTCCAACAACCCGATCACTCAGCAGTTCAGTGCCTTTTTTATCGGTCTGGTCGTGGATACGTCAAACGACAAGATCGTAGAGGCGGCCTGTTCCGCTACGGTCCAACTGACATCAGATTTTGCCCGGTCGATTTTCGTCGGCCATTCCATCTTTGCTTCAGAGGAGATCGGAGAAGAGATTCGCTATCGGTATTTTGGATCTTCCCAAAAAACGTTGATCGCTGCGTTCAAAGACGCACAAAAGAAGTACAAACAGGCTATTGCCGTGAGAAACAGCATGACAGAGTCACGGTAA
- a CDS encoding ABC transporter permease, with the protein MLSFVFRRFISMVVTLWLIITLTFFLMHAVPGSPFEKDGKGLNEAVAANLNAYYNLDKPLLVQYGLYLKQLVQFDLGPSIANSSDTVNKMIARGFPVSFQLGIVAILFAVVTGIALGVVAALRHNRLIDYFAMVVAVIGISVPSFVVASLLIKYLAVEWKLLPTATWGTWAHVIMPALALAFSPIAIIARLTRTNMLEVLTQDFIETARAKGLSPATIVFKHALRNAILPVVTLLGTLIANVLTGSFVIEKIFAIPGMGKYFVAGINNRDYSVIMGTTVFYSALLIFMIFVVDVLYGIIDPRIKFHGKESQG; encoded by the coding sequence TTGCTATCATTTGTCTTTCGCAGATTTATCTCCATGGTCGTCACGCTCTGGCTCATCATTACTCTCACCTTCTTCCTCATGCACGCAGTACCCGGATCTCCTTTTGAAAAGGATGGGAAGGGTCTTAACGAAGCGGTGGCAGCCAACCTGAATGCCTACTACAACCTCGATAAGCCGCTGCTGGTCCAATACGGCCTGTACTTGAAGCAGCTGGTCCAGTTCGATCTCGGGCCGTCGATCGCCAACAGCTCGGATACGGTGAACAAGATGATTGCCCGCGGCTTTCCGGTTTCATTTCAGCTTGGGATTGTAGCGATTCTTTTTGCGGTAGTGACGGGGATCGCGCTGGGAGTGGTCGCTGCATTGCGTCATAACCGGCTCATTGACTACTTTGCGATGGTCGTGGCTGTCATCGGCATATCCGTCCCCAGCTTTGTCGTCGCATCGCTGCTCATCAAGTATTTGGCGGTGGAATGGAAGCTGCTGCCGACGGCAACATGGGGGACATGGGCACACGTCATCATGCCTGCGCTGGCTTTGGCCTTTAGCCCGATTGCGATCATCGCCAGGCTTACGCGCACCAACATGCTGGAAGTACTGACGCAGGATTTCATCGAAACCGCTCGTGCAAAAGGATTGTCGCCCGCTACGATCGTGTTCAAGCACGCGCTTCGCAATGCGATTTTGCCCGTCGTTACCTTGCTCGGGACACTGATTGCCAACGTTTTGACAGGAAGCTTCGTCATTGAAAAGATTTTTGCCATTCCCGGCATGGGCAAATACTTTGTGGCCGGGATCAACAACCGCGATTATTCCGTCATTATGGGAACGACCGTGTTTTACAGTGCGCTGCTCATCTTCATGATCTTCGTCGTCGATGTCTTGTACGGCATCATTGATCCGCGAATCAAGTTCCACGGAAAGGAGAGCCAAGGATGA
- a CDS encoding ABC transporter permease, translating to MIVSDELFVPMRKDSSSTEAIVRPQLTFWQGAWLRLRGNKLALAGLVIIILLVGMAIVGPMISGHDYAKQSIISKNKGPSDMYWFGTDEFGRDVFTRVWYGARISLFVGLMAALIDFFIGVLYGGIAGYMGGRVDNIMMRFVDILYGLPYLLVVILLMVVMGPGLMTIIVALSATGWIGMARTIRGQVLQMKNSEYVLAAKTMGAKPFYIIRKHLLPNTIGIIIVYVTLSVPTAIFSEAFLSFLGLGVQAPQASWGVMANDGLSTILSGHWWRLFFPAFFISLTMLAFNVLGDGLRDAFDPKSRG from the coding sequence ATGATTGTTTCTGACGAATTGTTTGTCCCGATGCGAAAAGACAGCTCCAGTACGGAAGCGATTGTGCGGCCGCAGCTTACGTTTTGGCAAGGGGCTTGGCTCCGCCTTCGAGGAAACAAGCTCGCACTGGCTGGATTGGTCATCATCATTCTGCTCGTTGGCATGGCGATCGTGGGGCCGATGATTTCCGGCCACGACTACGCCAAGCAGTCCATCATTTCCAAAAATAAAGGCCCGTCCGACATGTACTGGTTCGGGACGGATGAATTTGGCCGTGACGTATTTACCCGGGTGTGGTACGGCGCGAGGATATCGTTGTTCGTCGGATTGATGGCGGCACTCATCGACTTCTTTATCGGTGTCTTGTACGGCGGTATCGCCGGCTACATGGGCGGCAGGGTCGACAATATCATGATGCGCTTTGTCGATATTTTATACGGATTGCCGTACCTCTTGGTCGTTATTTTGCTGATGGTCGTGATGGGACCGGGCTTGATGACCATTATCGTAGCCCTCAGTGCGACGGGGTGGATCGGGATGGCACGGACCATCCGCGGACAAGTGTTGCAAATGAAAAACTCGGAATATGTGCTGGCTGCCAAGACGATGGGAGCGAAGCCGTTTTACATTATTCGCAAGCATCTTTTGCCAAATACCATCGGAATTATCATCGTGTACGTGACATTGTCCGTACCGACGGCCATTTTCTCGGAGGCGTTTCTCAGCTTTCTCGGACTCGGTGTTCAGGCGCCGCAAGCCAGCTGGGGCGTGATGGCCAACGACGGACTGTCGACCATCTTGTCCGGTCATTGGTGGAGACTCTTTTTCCCGGCCTTCTTCATATCCTTGACCATGCTTGCGTTCAACGTGCTCGGCGACGGTTTGCGGGATGCGTTTGATCCGAAGTCTAGGGGGTAA
- a CDS encoding ABC transporter ATP-binding protein, with translation MEKQETLLEVNGLRVVFKTHGGEINAVRDVTFSLRRGETLAIVGESGCGKSVTAKSIMRLVPEHIGKIASGSILYKGKDLAKLPEKEMREMRGSEISMIFQDAMTSLNPTISIGEQIMEGIIRHQKVSKAEARRQAIEILQLVGIANPESRLKQYLHQFSGGMRQRIMIAIALVCKPSILIADEPTTALDVTIQAQIIDLFKSIQQKTGVSIIIITHDLGVVAKIADRVNVMYAGKVVESGLVRDIFYNPQHPYTKGLLASMPRLDADRNIPLSPIPGTPPDLFSPPPGCAFAARCDYALEVCRNHQPAETTVHSSHAVSCWLQDPRAKKLLASMQVPTGT, from the coding sequence ATGGAAAAACAGGAAACATTGCTGGAGGTAAACGGACTTCGCGTCGTATTCAAGACGCACGGCGGAGAGATCAATGCGGTTAGGGACGTCACCTTTTCGCTGAGGAGAGGGGAGACGCTGGCGATCGTGGGTGAATCCGGATGCGGCAAAAGCGTGACAGCCAAAAGCATTATGAGGCTGGTGCCAGAGCATATCGGAAAGATCGCAAGCGGCAGCATTCTATACAAAGGAAAAGATTTGGCGAAGCTGCCTGAAAAGGAAATGCGGGAGATGCGCGGCTCGGAAATCTCGATGATTTTCCAGGATGCCATGACTTCCTTGAACCCGACGATTTCCATTGGCGAGCAGATCATGGAAGGAATTATTCGGCATCAGAAGGTCAGCAAGGCGGAAGCCAGACGGCAAGCCATCGAAATTCTGCAGCTGGTGGGCATCGCCAACCCGGAGAGCCGGCTGAAGCAATATTTGCATCAATTCAGCGGCGGGATGCGGCAGCGAATCATGATTGCGATTGCACTCGTGTGCAAGCCGTCTATCCTGATCGCCGACGAGCCGACGACCGCGCTCGATGTGACGATCCAGGCGCAAATTATCGACCTGTTTAAAAGCATTCAGCAAAAAACAGGCGTGTCCATCATCATTATCACGCACGATCTGGGCGTCGTGGCCAAGATCGCCGATCGGGTCAACGTCATGTACGCGGGGAAAGTAGTCGAGTCTGGCCTGGTCCGGGACATTTTCTACAATCCGCAGCACCCGTACACGAAAGGTCTGCTTGCTTCCATGCCGCGTCTCGATGCGGACCGCAACATCCCGCTAAGCCCCATTCCGGGGACGCCGCCGGATTTGTTTTCGCCTCCGCCGGGCTGTGCCTTTGCCGCCCGCTGTGATTACGCGCTGGAGGTATGCCGCAATCATCAGCCTGCCGAGACGACTGTACACAGCAGCCACGCCGTCTCCTGTTGGCTGCAGGATCCGCGGGCGAAAAAGCTGCTCGCCTCCATGCAGGTGCCTACAGGGACTTGA
- a CDS encoding peptide ABC transporter substrate-binding protein, protein MKKLSTLLLSASLAASMLIAGCSSGQPADNNAAPPAANGNQSAPTPQDQAAKLLLLNNIKEPTSLDPPIGFDEPSYNILNNLMEGLTRLDADQKPQPAAASEWQVSPDGKVYTFKLRDNKWTNGDPVTAKDFEYAWKRMLDPKTASSAAPLAYIIEGAEAYNSGKGSADDVKVKALDDKTLEVRLAQPASWTLLLVSNPAFFPVNKAVDEKDPKWAAEASTFVGNGPFKLTEWAHDSELKMMKNENYWDAANVTLAGAVWKMIDDENTEYQMFTNEELHRTTTVPADMADQLFKEGKVLVKDGAGTELYRFNVTKEPFDNKNIRKAFSMAIDRQTLVDLVLMRKQKPAFAFVSYGLPDANGAGQFREVGGDLVKFDPAEAKKLLEQGMKEKGYTTLPEVTLTYRSGTNYEKTAQALQEMFKQNLGVDVKLQKVEGKVLTDMQKQLQFQLARSSWLPDFGDAINFLDIFQSKSPSNRTGWSNAQYDKLIQDAYKEADDAKRLQMLHDAEKILMDEAPIAPLYFYNTSLLQSDKVSGIESTSLSYTDLRKAVVK, encoded by the coding sequence GTGAAAAAATTATCGACACTCCTGCTGTCTGCGTCGCTCGCTGCTTCCATGCTGATTGCCGGATGTTCATCCGGTCAGCCTGCGGACAACAATGCGGCTCCACCGGCGGCAAACGGAAACCAGTCCGCTCCGACTCCGCAAGACCAGGCAGCCAAGCTGCTGCTCTTGAACAACATCAAGGAGCCTACGTCTTTGGACCCGCCAATCGGGTTTGACGAGCCTTCCTACAACATCCTGAACAACCTGATGGAAGGTCTGACTCGTCTGGATGCCGACCAAAAGCCTCAACCGGCGGCAGCATCGGAATGGCAAGTGTCTCCGGACGGTAAGGTCTACACCTTCAAGCTTCGCGACAACAAGTGGACCAACGGCGATCCGGTTACGGCAAAAGACTTCGAATACGCGTGGAAGCGCATGCTCGATCCGAAAACGGCATCGTCAGCAGCGCCGCTCGCTTACATCATCGAAGGGGCAGAGGCTTACAACAGCGGAAAAGGCTCCGCCGATGACGTCAAAGTAAAAGCGCTGGACGACAAAACGCTGGAAGTGAGACTGGCTCAGCCTGCGTCCTGGACGCTGCTGCTCGTCTCCAACCCTGCATTCTTCCCTGTAAACAAGGCAGTTGATGAGAAAGATCCGAAGTGGGCTGCCGAAGCTTCTACTTTTGTAGGAAACGGTCCGTTCAAACTGACAGAATGGGCGCATGACAGCGAACTGAAAATGATGAAAAACGAGAACTACTGGGATGCGGCAAACGTAACCCTCGCTGGCGCCGTTTGGAAGATGATCGATGACGAGAATACGGAATATCAAATGTTCACCAACGAGGAGCTGCACAGAACGACCACGGTTCCTGCAGACATGGCCGACCAGCTGTTCAAAGAAGGGAAAGTGCTCGTAAAAGACGGAGCGGGAACAGAGCTGTATCGTTTCAACGTGACCAAAGAACCGTTCGACAACAAAAATATCCGCAAAGCATTCAGTATGGCGATCGATCGGCAGACACTCGTTGATCTTGTTCTGATGCGTAAGCAAAAACCGGCGTTTGCATTTGTTTCCTACGGTCTGCCGGATGCCAACGGCGCGGGCCAGTTCCGCGAAGTAGGCGGAGATCTGGTGAAATTCGATCCGGCCGAAGCGAAAAAGCTGCTGGAGCAGGGGATGAAGGAAAAAGGCTACACCACCCTGCCGGAAGTGACGCTGACCTACCGCAGCGGCACCAACTACGAGAAAACTGCGCAAGCGTTGCAAGAAATGTTCAAGCAAAACCTCGGGGTCGATGTCAAGCTGCAAAAGGTCGAAGGAAAAGTGCTGACCGATATGCAAAAGCAATTGCAATTCCAGTTGGCGCGTTCTTCCTGGCTGCCTGACTTCGGTGATGCCATCAACTTCCTGGACATCTTCCAGTCGAAGAGCCCAAGCAACCGCACAGGCTGGAGCAACGCTCAATACGACAAGTTGATCCAAGACGCGTACAAAGAGGCGGACGATGCGAAGCGGCTGCAAATGCTGCACGATGCGGAAAAAATCCTGATGGATGAGGCGCCAATCGCTCCGCTGTACTTCTACAACACGTCCCTGCTGCAAAGCGACAAGGTCAGTGGAATTGAAAGCACATCTCTCAGCTATACAGACCTGAGGAAGGCTGTCGTGAAGTAA
- a CDS encoding dipeptide epimerase: MIIQAIEVKRISVPLKKPFKTALRTVESLESVLVKITCDNGMVGWGEASATVVITGDSIESIESAILNTMKPQLIGLNLKAYEHVFHVLHQSMVGNTSAKAAVDIALYDLISQRAGMPLYQFLGGYRNQLETDYTVSVNSPKEMGEDAAAYLKEGFNVLKIKVGKDNIEDDILRIQEIRKSVGNQVKIRLDANQGWNVKEAVRSIRKMEDMGLGIELIEQPVKAHDLEGLKVVTDSVDTPIMADESVFSPAQALHVLRTRAADLINIKLMKAGGIFKAQLINQMAEEHGIPCMVGSMIESRLAVSAAAHFAASKKNITRFDFDAPLMLLHDGIDGGVTYAGRLMTMPEDPGLGIHSVSMWEGGKES; this comes from the coding sequence ATGATTATTCAAGCCATCGAAGTAAAAAGAATTTCTGTCCCATTGAAAAAGCCGTTTAAAACTGCATTGCGCACCGTCGAGAGCCTGGAATCGGTTCTGGTCAAGATCACGTGCGACAATGGAATGGTAGGCTGGGGAGAAGCGTCAGCCACAGTCGTCATCACCGGCGACAGCATCGAGAGCATTGAATCCGCCATTTTAAATACGATGAAACCGCAGTTGATCGGGCTGAATCTGAAAGCCTACGAGCATGTGTTCCATGTCTTGCACCAGTCCATGGTCGGCAACACCAGTGCCAAAGCAGCGGTCGACATCGCTCTGTACGATCTGATTTCCCAGCGTGCCGGCATGCCGTTGTACCAGTTTCTCGGCGGGTACAGAAATCAGCTGGAAACGGACTACACCGTGAGCGTCAACTCGCCAAAAGAGATGGGAGAAGACGCAGCCGCCTATTTGAAAGAAGGCTTCAACGTTCTGAAAATTAAGGTAGGGAAAGACAACATCGAGGATGACATCTTGCGCATCCAGGAAATTCGCAAATCCGTGGGCAATCAAGTGAAGATTCGTCTTGATGCCAACCAGGGATGGAATGTCAAAGAAGCGGTTCGTTCGATTCGCAAAATGGAAGATATGGGCCTCGGCATCGAGCTGATCGAGCAGCCGGTGAAAGCTCATGATCTTGAAGGCTTGAAAGTAGTGACCGATTCCGTAGATACGCCGATCATGGCAGACGAGAGCGTGTTTTCCCCGGCACAGGCCTTGCACGTTCTGCGCACCCGGGCAGCTGATCTGATCAATATCAAGCTGATGAAAGCAGGCGGAATTTTCAAAGCGCAGTTGATCAACCAGATGGCGGAAGAACACGGAATTCCATGTATGGTTGGCAGCATGATCGAATCGCGTCTGGCGGTTTCGGCGGCGGCTCACTTTGCAGCCAGCAAGAAAAACATCACGCGGTTCGACTTCGATGCGCCGTTGATGCTTCTGCATGACGGCATTGACGGAGGCGTGACGTATGCAGGCCGCCTTATGACGATGCCGGAAGACCCTGGCCTTGGCATTCACTCCGTAAGCATGTGGGAAGGAGGAAAGGAATCGTGA
- a CDS encoding C40 family peptidase, with translation MKAALVNVSVATVWTKPESPRDIDRLALTVPVDARGWLSSLTVEEKLGFYDNNAIQTQALYGTKVLIEEEQGDWSKVLIPDQACRKNEIGYPGWIPSNQLVPWSEAFEVQDGQKLAMVTAAMADLYTTDRERAMELAYLTRLPLLSETEGGVFVATPTGEGFLRSEDIEVVRANEPVDLTGNRGEAIVENGKRFLGLHYLWGGMSSYGYDCSGFAYNMHRSVGIQIPRDASDQANAGQLVEKADLLPGDLLFFAHEEGKGRVHHVGIYIGNQEMIHSPDSRGAIEIVKLDDTYRLIKEHCVSRRYW, from the coding sequence GTGAAAGCTGCACTCGTAAACGTTTCGGTCGCAACTGTATGGACGAAGCCGGAGTCGCCGCGGGACATCGACCGACTGGCGCTGACCGTACCCGTGGATGCACGCGGCTGGCTGTCGTCGCTTACGGTCGAGGAAAAACTCGGCTTCTACGACAACAACGCCATTCAGACGCAAGCTCTCTACGGCACGAAGGTGCTCATCGAGGAAGAGCAGGGAGATTGGTCCAAGGTACTCATTCCGGATCAGGCTTGCCGCAAGAACGAGATCGGGTACCCGGGGTGGATCCCTTCGAATCAGCTCGTGCCCTGGTCCGAAGCGTTTGAGGTACAGGACGGCCAAAAGCTGGCGATGGTGACGGCTGCGATGGCTGACCTCTACACCACCGACAGGGAAAGGGCAATGGAGCTGGCTTATTTGACCAGACTACCGCTGCTCTCGGAAACGGAAGGCGGTGTATTCGTGGCTACGCCGACAGGAGAGGGCTTTTTGCGCTCGGAAGACATCGAGGTGGTCCGGGCAAACGAGCCAGTTGATCTGACGGGCAACCGCGGGGAAGCCATCGTCGAGAACGGCAAGCGATTCCTCGGACTGCACTACCTGTGGGGCGGAATGTCCTCTTACGGCTACGACTGCTCTGGATTTGCCTACAACATGCATCGTTCGGTCGGCATTCAGATTCCTCGTGATGCGTCGGATCAGGCGAATGCCGGACAGTTGGTGGAAAAAGCCGACTTGCTCCCGGGCGATCTGCTGTTCTTCGCCCATGAAGAAGGAAAGGGCAGGGTGCACCACGTCGGCATTTACATCGGCAATCAGGAAATGATTCACTCCCCTGACTCGCGCGGTGCCATTGAAATCGTCAAGCTCGACGATACGTACAGGCTGATTAAGGAGCATTGCGTCTCCAGACGATACTGGTAA
- a CDS encoding oligopeptide/dipeptide ABC transporter ATP-binding protein codes for MQKKKLVEVKNLTKAFTVGKGLSLKAADNVSFDIYEGETFGLVGESGCGKSTTGRTIIGLYQPSGGEVLFDGQNVHKASSHERSKLTKNMQMIFQDPYASLNPRMNIAEIISEGLQLNGLYKGKAERMKRVVELLEMVGLNKEHANRFPHEFSGGQRQRIGIARALAVNPRFVIADEPISALDVSVQAQVVNLMKNLQREQNLTYLFIAHDLAMVKHISDRIGVMYLGNLVEMTDSEKLYESPKHPYTQALLSAIPVPDPDLEKSRERQIIEGDVPSPINPPSGCVFRTRCPVAKEVCAQKKPDWQEIEPGHFAACHLYS; via the coding sequence ATGCAAAAAAAGAAGCTGGTCGAGGTAAAAAACCTAACGAAAGCCTTCACGGTTGGCAAAGGGCTTTCGCTCAAAGCTGCTGACAATGTTTCTTTTGATATTTATGAGGGGGAGACATTCGGTCTGGTAGGCGAGTCTGGCTGCGGGAAATCCACGACGGGCCGCACCATTATCGGCTTGTACCAACCAAGCGGAGGCGAAGTGCTCTTTGACGGCCAAAATGTGCACAAAGCCTCTTCGCACGAACGCAGCAAGCTGACGAAAAACATGCAAATGATCTTTCAGGACCCATACGCTTCCCTGAATCCTCGGATGAATATCGCGGAGATTATTTCCGAAGGCTTGCAGCTCAACGGGCTTTACAAGGGCAAAGCGGAGCGGATGAAGCGCGTCGTCGAGCTGCTGGAGATGGTCGGTCTGAACAAGGAGCACGCCAACCGCTTTCCCCACGAATTCAGCGGCGGACAGCGGCAGCGGATCGGGATCGCAAGGGCGCTCGCAGTCAATCCCCGCTTCGTGATCGCGGATGAGCCGATCTCGGCACTCGATGTCTCCGTGCAGGCGCAGGTGGTCAACTTGATGAAAAATTTGCAGCGAGAGCAAAACCTCACCTACCTGTTTATCGCACACGATCTGGCGATGGTGAAGCATATCAGTGACCGCATCGGAGTCATGTACTTGGGCAATCTGGTGGAAATGACGGACAGCGAAAAGCTGTACGAATCCCCCAAGCATCCGTATACGCAAGCGTTGCTTTCGGCCATACCCGTCCCTGATCCTGACCTGGAAAAAAGCCGGGAGCGCCAAATTATAGAGGGCGATGTGCCGAGTCCGATCAATCCGCCGAGCGGCTGCGTGTTCCGGACGCGCTGCCCTGTCGCCAAAGAGGTATGCGCCCAGAAGAAACCGGATTGGCAGGAGATCGAACCCGGGCATTTTGCTGCCTGCCACCTGTATTCGTAA
- a CDS encoding sigma-70 family RNA polymerase sigma factor, giving the protein MALSSSSFQSTPRRWREVETQLGITVPKSLRSDTSALLFLESVAATPMLDKEEELECLIRYQQNGDLEARETLVRAYLRYVVNTALRHLRRGMPFLDLIQEGTIGLFTAIDKFDVGRGVRLYHYSHWWISQAITRAINDKGTLIRIPVHMHEQIRQYQKQVLHLVHELNRTPDRLEIAGLLDIPLEKVDAIELALMMKMESIDDILEAEEELAGHEDECLSYAEIMDDGESSLDDWIEKVDLRSQMRAALERLSPRAQEIISMRYGLYDDQVYTLEEVGKMFGLTRERIRQIEATTIDRLRTQKASRVLKDYLT; this is encoded by the coding sequence ATGGCTCTGAGTTCATCCTCATTCCAATCGACCCCCCGTCGTTGGCGGGAAGTCGAAACACAGCTGGGAATCACCGTGCCCAAGTCGCTGCGATCTGACACGTCTGCCCTGTTGTTTTTGGAAAGCGTCGCTGCAACACCCATGTTGGACAAAGAAGAAGAGTTGGAGTGCCTGATCCGCTACCAGCAAAATGGCGATTTGGAAGCCAGGGAAACGCTGGTGCGGGCGTATCTGCGCTATGTAGTCAATACGGCTTTGCGCCACTTGAGACGAGGCATGCCATTTCTGGATCTGATTCAAGAAGGAACCATCGGTTTGTTTACGGCTATCGACAAGTTTGATGTGGGACGAGGCGTCCGCCTGTACCATTACTCGCACTGGTGGATCTCCCAGGCCATTACCCGTGCCATCAATGACAAAGGGACTCTGATCCGCATTCCGGTGCATATGCACGAACAAATTCGCCAGTACCAAAAGCAAGTGCTGCACCTGGTGCATGAATTGAACCGTACGCCAGACCGACTGGAAATAGCCGGGCTGCTGGACATCCCGCTGGAAAAGGTCGATGCCATCGAACTTGCGCTAATGATGAAGATGGAGTCCATCGACGATATTCTGGAGGCGGAGGAAGAGCTGGCGGGACACGAGGACGAATGCCTCAGCTACGCCGAAATCATGGATGACGGTGAGTCCTCTCTGGATGACTGGATCGAAAAGGTGGATTTGCGCTCACAGATGCGGGCCGCCCTCGAAAGACTCAGTCCACGCGCCCAGGAGATCATTTCCATGCGGTACGGTCTGTACGACGATCAGGTGTACACGCTGGAAGAAGTGGGCAAGATGTTCGGCTTGACCCGCGAGCGCATCCGGCAGATTGAAGCAACAACGATCGATCGGCTGCGCACCCAAAAGGCCTCCCGCGTCTTGAAAGATTATTTGACTTAA